From Methanobrevibacter sp., the proteins below share one genomic window:
- a CDS encoding ArsA family ATPase, producing MAFRDYFKFNKDKTTFIFIGGKGGVGKTSVSSATALWLAEQGKKTLIVSTDPAHSLSDSLEVPIGSYPREIKTNLFAVEIDPDVAMEQKQAQLEAQKAANPDDSGGLLGMDFLSDQLDMASSSPGADEAAAFEMFMGVMNSDEFDVVVFDTAPTGHTLRLLSFPEVMDSWVGKMMMLKAKLGTATNALKKIMPFMDAVDDPQTSEDLKRTKEQIDKAKEVLSDPDRTTFKMVVIPEEMSIYESERALEALGKYDITVDSVIVNQVMPDICDCDFCHSRHKLQQKRLALIDQKFPEQHIAEVPLFKDEVKGQEKLLKLAHILYDDEDNDEVAQEAIQL from the coding sequence TTGGCATTTAGAGATTATTTTAAATTTAATAAGGATAAAACAACATTCATTTTTATTGGTGGTAAAGGTGGTGTTGGTAAAACTTCAGTATCCTCTGCTACTGCATTATGGTTAGCTGAACAGGGTAAAAAAACTTTAATTGTATCAACTGATCCTGCTCATTCATTATCTGATTCTTTGGAAGTTCCTATCGGAAGTTATCCTCGTGAAATCAAAACAAACTTATTTGCTGTCGAAATTGACCCTGATGTTGCAATGGAGCAAAAACAGGCACAACTGGAAGCTCAAAAAGCAGCAAACCCTGATGATTCTGGCGGTTTATTGGGTATGGACTTTTTATCCGACCAGTTGGACATGGCATCATCATCCCCTGGTGCAGATGAAGCGGCCGCATTTGAAATGTTTATGGGTGTAATGAATTCAGATGAATTTGATGTTGTAGTGTTTGATACAGCACCGACCGGACACACCTTAAGGTTATTGTCCTTCCCTGAAGTTATGGACTCTTGGGTAGGTAAAATGATGATGCTTAAAGCAAAACTCGGAACTGCAACAAATGCACTTAAAAAAATCATGCCATTTATGGATGCAGTTGACGATCCTCAAACTTCAGAAGACCTTAAAAGAACAAAAGAACAAATCGACAAGGCAAAAGAAGTATTGTCAGACCCTGACAGAACAACCTTCAAAATGGTAGTAATTCCAGAAGAAATGTCAATCTATGAATCCGAAAGAGCTCTGGAAGCTTTAGGAAAATATGACATAACCGTTGACAGCGTTATTGTAAATCAGGTAATGCCTGATATCTGTGACTGTGATTTCTGCCATTCAAGACATAAATTGCAGCAAAAACGTTTAGCATTAATTGACCAAAAGTTCCCAGAACAGCACATAGCTGAAGTTCCTTTATTTAAGGATGAAGTTAAAGGTCAGGAAAAGTTATTAAAATTGGCTCACATCTTATATGATGATGAAGACAATGATGAAGTAGCTCAGGAAGCTATTCAATTATAA
- a CDS encoding TetR/AcrR family transcriptional regulator, whose protein sequence is MNTKQLILENTLKLMIEKQDSLISIREISASSGIAIGGIYHYFSNKEEIYDELIEKYYMNYYRFNIDTLRQINGNAKEKIHDVMAEIFRQKETGIRIESIDGDIDYRSVLLVLTGEGFAYENYGEYTHCILKELRDFLTEIIEEGQKNRQIRQDFSTEDIVESLIIMYMGIQYKWEVYLIDDMIQDFEDNFDLEWEKIKFTE, encoded by the coding sequence ATGAATACAAAACAGTTAATTTTAGAAAATACTTTAAAATTAATGATAGAAAAACAAGACTCTCTCATTTCTATTAGAGAAATAAGTGCATCCTCCGGAATTGCAATTGGTGGAATATATCACTATTTTTCAAATAAGGAAGAAATATACGATGAACTTATTGAAAAATATTATATGAATTATTACAGATTCAATATAGACACGCTCAGACAGATAAATGGTAATGCAAAAGAAAAAATCCATGATGTCATGGCTGAAATTTTCAGGCAAAAAGAAACCGGAATCAGGATTGAATCTATTGATGGTGATATAGACTACAGATCAGTATTGCTGGTTTTAACCGGAGAGGGATTTGCTTATGAAAATTATGGGGAGTATACTCATTGTATTCTAAAGGAATTGAGGGATTTTCTCACAGAAATTATTGAGGAAGGTCAAAAAAACAGACAAATTAGACAGGACTTCTCAACGGAAGACATTGTAGAGTCATTAATTATCATGTACATGGGAATTCAATATAAATGGGAAGTATATTTAATTGATGATATGATTCAGGACTTCGAAGATAATTTTGATTTGGAATGGGAAAAGATAAAATTCACAGAATAA
- a CDS encoding FAD/NAD(P)-binding oxidoreductase, whose product MHIVIIGAGAAGLTLTSNLRDKNNETEITVFTRNEEIAYSPCAIPLVLGGSVDSFDDIVMHDADYYLDKNIQIHLSTDVTDVDSFKKIITYKKDSDTETMTYDKLVIATGCETIPPEFEIEDMKNIHSLANIADGRAIQKSIEDSEDIV is encoded by the coding sequence ATGCATATAGTAATAATCGGTGCCGGTGCGGCAGGTTTGACACTGACATCCAACCTAAGAGATAAAAACAACGAGACAGAAATAACCGTATTTACAAGAAACGAAGAGATTGCATACTCTCCTTGTGCCATTCCACTGGTGCTTGGAGGATCTGTTGACTCATTTGATGACATAGTAATGCATGATGCAGATTACTATCTAGACAAAAATATCCAGATACACTTGTCCACCGATGTGACTGATGTGGATTCATTCAAAAAAATCATAACCTACAAAAAAGATAGCGATACCGAAACAATGACATATGATAAGCTTGTGATTGCCACAGGATGTGAAACTATACCCCCTGAATTTGAAATCGAAGATATGAAAAATATCCATTCTCTGGCAAACATTGCTGACGGAAGAGCTATCCAAAAATCAATTGAAGATAGCGAAGATATCGTATGA
- a CDS encoding cobalt-precorrin-7 (C(5))-methyltransferase, whose amino-acid sequence MRGKIYIVGIGPGASEYLTKKAIDTVRSSDYTVGSTRAIDLFDDVAGKIAFNVKDLVDKLEEGVQLACDGNTVSILSTGDPGFSGVLNTVLRISAEKDFPKENIEVVPGISSLQLAAAKCHIQWDNANVMTFHGRENIEDILPVINNGKVTIALPSRKVKDMAQFLLDNGVEPDRKVVVCERLSYPDEKIVESSLKDIAQSEFTYMCIIVIY is encoded by the coding sequence ATGAGAGGTAAAATATATATTGTTGGAATCGGACCCGGTGCAAGCGAATATTTGACAAAAAAGGCTATCGATACTGTCAGGTCAAGTGACTATACCGTCGGCAGCACCCGTGCAATAGACCTGTTTGATGATGTGGCAGGCAAAATTGCTTTTAACGTTAAAGATTTGGTGGATAAACTGGAAGAGGGTGTTCAACTGGCTTGCGACGGCAATACGGTTTCAATATTGTCAACAGGAGACCCTGGTTTTTCAGGTGTTCTAAATACTGTTTTAAGAATTTCAGCTGAAAAGGACTTCCCAAAGGAAAACATTGAAGTGGTGCCGGGAATCAGTTCCCTCCAGCTTGCGGCTGCAAAATGCCACATCCAATGGGACAATGCCAACGTGATGACTTTTCACGGAAGAGAAAATATAGAAGACATCTTGCCGGTTATCAACAATGGAAAAGTGACCATAGCTCTTCCTTCTCGTAAAGTTAAGGATATGGCGCAATTCCTTCTGGACAACGGCGTTGAACCGGACAGGAAAGTTGTCGTGTGTGAGCGCTTAAGCTATCCTGACGAAAAAATTGTAGAGTCCAGTTTAAAAGACATTGCTCAGAGTGAATTTACCTATATGTGCATTATTGTTATATATTAG
- a CDS encoding nucleotidyltransferase domain-containing protein, producing MNRLEIAQEFAKTVNSKYILKIILFGSVARCEDGEDSDIDILIVSNFPEKIEEQIDDEVAWIMHEKSELISAHIMSEDRFKNTQHFSFLSNVLSEGVEIG from the coding sequence ATGAATAGATTAGAAATTGCTCAGGAGTTTGCAAAGACTGTAAATTCAAAATATATCCTTAAAATCATTTTGTTCGGATCCGTTGCAAGATGTGAGGATGGTGAAGATTCAGATATTGATATTTTGATAGTGTCTAATTTTCCTGAAAAAATCGAAGAACAAATCGATGATGAAGTTGCCTGGATTATGCATGAAAAAAGTGAATTAATTTCCGCCCACATCATGTCTGAAGACAGATTCAAAAATACTCAACATTTTTCTTTTTTAAGTAACGTTCTTTCTGAAGGTGTTGAAATTGGATGA
- a CDS encoding TetR/AcrR family transcriptional regulator produces the protein MNTKDLIAEKTLKLILEKGSIDISISEIRNYTGLTTGGIYYYFSDKSEIFEAILQKYMVDYIKVDFDKIILEGSSKDRIHDTLLNILHHYIKGVEIESINEKINYSSVILLLTSIGHAHNDVNRIISQTENDIKIFLTDLVEEGKRQNEISEDFSTENIVDSLHILYMGTQYFWLNFPDADIDLIFEKNFDMTWQTIKCQ, from the coding sequence ATGAACACCAAAGACTTGATTGCTGAAAAAACACTAAAACTAATATTGGAGAAAGGATCAATTGATATTTCAATTAGTGAAATTCGAAATTATACCGGACTGACAACAGGCGGCATATATTATTATTTTTCAGATAAAAGCGAGATATTTGAAGCAATTCTTCAAAAGTATATGGTGGATTATATTAAAGTCGATTTTGATAAAATCATTCTTGAAGGTTCATCAAAGGACAGAATCCATGACACATTGCTCAATATTTTACATCACTATATTAAAGGTGTGGAAATTGAAAGCATCAATGAAAAAATCAATTATAGCAGTGTAATTCTTCTTTTAACCTCAATAGGTCATGCCCATAATGACGTCAACAGGATAATTTCACAAACAGAAAATGATATTAAAATATTTTTAACAGATCTTGTCGAAGAGGGCAAAAGGCAAAATGAAATCTCCGAGGACTTTTCAACCGAAAACATTGTAGATTCATTGCATATCCTGTATATGGGAACTCAATATTTCTGGTTAAATTTTCCGGATGCAGATATTGATTTAATTTTTGAGAAAAATTTTGATATGACTTGGCAGACCATCAAATGCCAGTGA
- a CDS encoding HEPN domain-containing protein, whose product MDETQAFFDKSSKKLTLAKTAYSMEDYSDAVSLSYYSMFLVAKALILKKGIKPPKTHAGLIHLFNTHYVKEDEFPYEKYKYLASTQAQRETADYDAIDEIDERIARKRIKQAEEFIKEAERFI is encoded by the coding sequence TTGGATGAAACTCAAGCATTTTTTGATAAATCAAGCAAAAAATTAACTCTTGCAAAAACAGCTTATTCTATGGAGGATTATTCGGATGCCGTTAGCTTATCTTATTATTCCATGTTTTTAGTTGCTAAGGCGTTAATTCTTAAAAAAGGAATTAAACCTCCTAAAACTCATGCAGGTTTAATTCATTTATTTAACACACATTATGTCAAGGAAGATGAATTTCCCTATGAAAAATATAAATATTTAGCATCCACTCAAGCACAACGTGAAACAGCAGATTACGATGCCATCGATGAAATTGATGAAAGGATTGCTAGAAAAAGAATCAAACAAGCTGAAGAGTTTATTAAAGAAGCAGAAAGATTCATATAA
- a CDS encoding helix-turn-helix domain-containing protein: MNTEKIVCPVDRTLNLINKKWSIQIIRDMFFGKKHFKEFKEDKPKLSNKVLSNCLKELEENGLIEKHVLDTTPITTEYHLTEYGKSMNKIIYELAMFTLHDANDNSYSDEIRNDLKKTFKEKLEIND; encoded by the coding sequence ATGAACACCGAAAAAATAGTTTGTCCTGTTGACAGAACTTTAAACCTAATCAATAAAAAATGGAGCATACAAATCATAAGGGATATGTTTTTTGGCAAAAAGCATTTCAAGGAATTTAAAGAGGATAAACCTAAATTAAGCAATAAAGTCCTATCAAATTGTTTAAAAGAACTGGAAGAAAACGGACTTATTGAAAAACATGTTCTGGACACAACTCCCATAACTACAGAATATCACTTGACTGAATACGGCAAATCAATGAACAAAATCATCTATGAACTCGCAATGTTCACATTACATGATGCAAATGACAACAGTTACTCTGACGAAATTAGAAATGATTTGAAAAAAACATTTAAAGAAAAATTAGAGATAAATGATTAA